Proteins encoded by one window of Winogradskyella sp. PG-2:
- a CDS encoding SDR family NAD(P)-dependent oxidoreductase → MDKHNTKTALVTGSASGLGYELALLLAKDNYNLILIDIDSVKLEQAKININKTYQTKIEILARDLYVVNIAQEIYNHVTNTEIDVIINNAGFGLFGTFHDTDWERESEMLHLHIITTTHLIKLFLPDMVKRGSGRILNLSSLAAFQSGPLMALYYASKSYLLSFSQAIANELKGTGVTVTVLCPGPTRTAFQDLVSEGCNKNKIAFNMACPKEVATYGYKAMHNGRVVAIPGLFNKFLSILPRMLTRNRTTKIVRQIQDKNRDS, encoded by the coding sequence ATGGACAAACATAACACGAAAACTGCTTTAGTAACTGGATCAGCATCTGGACTTGGATACGAGTTAGCACTTCTGCTAGCTAAAGATAACTATAATTTAATTTTAATAGATATAGATTCTGTAAAATTAGAGCAAGCCAAAATAAATATTAATAAAACTTATCAAACTAAAATTGAGATATTAGCTAGAGATTTATATGTGGTAAATATTGCACAAGAGATTTATAATCATGTCACTAATACTGAAATTGATGTGATTATAAATAATGCTGGTTTTGGTTTGTTTGGTACGTTTCACGATACAGATTGGGAGCGAGAATCAGAAATGTTGCACTTACATATTATAACAACAACGCACCTCATAAAGTTATTTTTACCAGATATGGTAAAACGTGGATCTGGAAGAATTTTAAATTTATCTTCTTTGGCAGCCTTTCAGTCAGGTCCATTAATGGCATTGTATTATGCGTCTAAGTCTTATTTATTATCTTTCTCACAAGCCATAGCTAACGAATTAAAAGGAACTGGAGTTACCGTTACGGTGTTGTGTCCTGGTCCGACGAGAACAGCATTTCAAGACCTTGTTTCCGAAGGTTGTAATAAAAATAAAATTGCCTTTAATATGGCATGTCCAAAAGAGGTTGCAACATATGGCTATAAAGCCATGCATAATGGTAGAGTAGTAGCAATTCCTGGACTTTTTAATAAGTTTTTGTCCATATTACCAAGAATGCTGACTCGAAATAGAACCACAAAAATTGTTCGTCAAATTCAAGATAAAAATAGAGATTCTTAA
- a CDS encoding MSEP-CTERM sorting domain-containing protein, with amino-acid sequence MAFSHKHTTNNIIKTLLTEENLSYWKSYGFTLFMLAVLNLIYTLYCIFKKKDLSIYYAFFSLFLYILFIYKYNIDSSYILPWSIPRWMLSGDLLMYIGTFLMPTLIHSLFIIVIKLTSKDKNYKAWQNFLISLSVPLTWYLLFQVITPFWRLVGTKYGEHALIIFWVVGVIIFLFFLIRTVYILSIKKGKQWKKYQLFWKVPIAILFPLLGLLVNSGFLINGFTGQDTGVFGDFSSHWFFIIAIINGILICLPNTENKKLRLLLYAGRSITLAYTFYFFIVFLPFLPLSVIAIIAIGVGFLMLAPLVLFVIHIQELISDYAFLKSFFSKQLLLTIALIGFLIIPIGITLSYHKDKIVLHETLDYIYNPDYSKDYTIDKVSLKKTLDVVVGNKESRGDFFLGNQTPYLSRFFKWMVLDNLTLSHAKINAIERIFFKAESFNLRSENVRNSNVKINDINSTSKYDSNEKQWTSWIDIEITNANDNAFRSEYATTIDLPDGCWINDYYLYVGVKKEMGILAEKKSAMWVFNEIRNENRDPGLLHYLTGNKVSFRIFPFAKDEVRKTGIQFIHKEPISITIDEHKLTLGKSSTQATQSSVQNEHIAYVSVAEKKTLTQVERTPYYHFIIDASAEKDSLKATYEKVIDNFLKDNPLQSNHKVSFSNTYSRTIDFNDLKASINREYFDGGFYLERAIKKVLFENHNIKTNTYPIIVVVTDNMYSSIISKDFKDFKMTFPESNLFYHLNTIGYIASHDLTNKPKQFVNDSIKLKTNHSVLPWPNSSQPLAYLPNNNKADIVLKSSIFEIDEADIKSKNWNSGLLLQGKWMSNILHPEYSENEWNNQVKYSFMSKIMTPLTLYIAVENEAQKAILKKKQEEVLSGKKSLDLNEDTQRMSEPELFILLILFGVFLLYKRKRTVF; translated from the coding sequence ATGGCTTTTAGTCATAAACACACTACCAATAATATTATCAAGACCTTATTGACAGAAGAAAATTTGAGTTATTGGAAAAGTTATGGATTTACTCTATTTATGCTAGCTGTCTTAAATTTAATTTACACATTATATTGTATTTTTAAGAAAAAAGACCTTTCTATTTACTATGCATTTTTTAGTTTATTTCTTTATATACTCTTCATTTACAAATACAATATAGATTCGAGCTATATTTTGCCCTGGAGCATTCCTAGATGGATGTTATCAGGTGATTTGCTAATGTATATTGGCACATTTTTAATGCCAACATTAATTCATTCACTGTTTATAATAGTCATTAAACTCACTTCTAAAGATAAAAATTACAAAGCTTGGCAAAATTTTTTAATATCACTCTCAGTGCCATTAACATGGTATCTTTTATTTCAGGTTATAACACCGTTTTGGAGACTCGTAGGCACAAAGTATGGTGAGCATGCTTTAATCATTTTTTGGGTAGTTGGTGTTATAATTTTTCTGTTTTTTCTAATTAGAACTGTTTATATTCTATCAATAAAAAAAGGAAAACAATGGAAAAAATATCAACTCTTCTGGAAAGTACCCATCGCTATACTATTTCCGCTTCTTGGACTTTTAGTCAATTCCGGATTCTTAATAAATGGTTTTACAGGACAAGACACAGGAGTATTTGGTGATTTTAGTTCGCATTGGTTTTTTATTATTGCTATAATCAATGGTATTTTAATCTGTTTACCAAATACTGAAAATAAGAAACTTAGATTATTATTATATGCAGGTCGTAGTATTACTTTAGCTTATACATTTTACTTTTTTATTGTCTTTTTGCCCTTTTTACCCCTTTCTGTGATTGCAATTATTGCTATTGGTGTTGGGTTTTTAATGCTCGCACCTTTAGTACTTTTTGTAATTCATATTCAAGAATTAATATCGGATTATGCGTTTTTAAAGTCGTTTTTTTCAAAGCAATTACTTCTAACCATTGCTCTAATCGGTTTTCTTATAATACCAATTGGCATAACACTTTCTTATCATAAAGATAAAATTGTGTTACACGAAACCTTAGACTATATCTATAACCCAGATTACTCAAAAGACTACACTATTGACAAGGTATCATTAAAGAAAACTCTAGATGTAGTCGTAGGAAATAAAGAAAGTCGTGGAGATTTTTTCTTAGGAAATCAAACCCCTTACTTATCTCGGTTTTTTAAATGGATGGTTTTAGACAACCTCACATTGTCTCATGCAAAAATTAACGCTATAGAACGCATCTTCTTCAAGGCTGAGTCATTTAATCTAAGATCAGAAAATGTTAGAAATAGTAATGTAAAAATTAACGATATTAATTCCACAAGTAAATACGATAGTAACGAAAAGCAATGGACGAGTTGGATAGATATAGAAATTACAAATGCCAATGACAATGCCTTTAGATCAGAATATGCAACTACTATAGACTTACCAGACGGTTGTTGGATTAATGACTACTATCTCTATGTTGGCGTTAAAAAAGAAATGGGGATTTTAGCCGAAAAGAAATCTGCAATGTGGGTTTTTAATGAAATACGAAATGAAAATAGAGATCCTGGATTATTACATTATTTAACAGGTAATAAAGTATCCTTTAGAATATTTCCTTTTGCAAAAGATGAAGTAAGAAAAACAGGTATTCAGTTCATTCATAAAGAACCAATTTCAATAACTATTGATGAACATAAACTAACTTTAGGTAAATCATCTACACAAGCGACTCAAAGTTCAGTCCAAAACGAACATATAGCTTATGTTTCTGTAGCCGAAAAGAAAACTTTAACTCAAGTTGAGCGAACACCATATTATCATTTTATTATTGATGCATCGGCTGAAAAGGATAGCTTAAAAGCGACTTATGAAAAGGTTATTGATAATTTTCTAAAAGATAATCCATTACAATCTAATCACAAGGTTAGTTTTTCAAATACCTATTCGCGTACTATAGATTTTAACGATTTAAAAGCAAGCATCAATAGAGAATACTTTGATGGAGGCTTTTACTTAGAACGTGCAATCAAAAAAGTATTATTTGAAAACCATAACATTAAAACTAATACGTATCCTATAATTGTTGTCGTTACGGACAATATGTACAGCTCTATAATTTCTAAAGACTTTAAAGATTTTAAAATGACTTTCCCTGAAAGTAACTTATTTTACCACCTAAATACTATTGGCTATATAGCATCTCATGACCTAACAAACAAACCAAAACAATTTGTAAATGATAGTATTAAACTTAAAACTAATCATTCTGTTTTACCATGGCCAAACTCATCACAACCACTGGCATATTTACCAAATAACAACAAAGCTGACATTGTTTTAAAATCTTCAATTTTCGAAATTGATGAAGCTGACATCAAATCTAAAAACTGGAATAGCGGACTTTTATTACAAGGCAAATGGATGTCTAACATATTACATCCCGAGTATTCGGAAAACGAATGGAATAACCAAGTTAAATACAGCTTTATGTCAAAAATAATGACTCCTTTAACATTATATATTGCAGTAGAAAATGAAGCGCAAAAAGCAATATTAAAGAAGAAACAAGAAGAGGTACTTTCGGGTAAAAAATCACTAGATTTAAACGAAGACACGCAACGTATGTCTGAGCCAGAGTTGTTTATTTTACTTATTCTATTTGGAGTGTTTTTACTCTATAAAAGAAAACGAACTGTGTTTTAA
- the xrtK gene encoding exosortase K encodes MLYVNATNDSLTFILKPLSGIISLVVDSGFSYSNDSGFYFENLNITIDKSCSGINFWIISFAAFSLLILKVCKSHFQKTISIPLVLVATFVLTLIANTSRILTSMFIAKQTAFEYPWLHQAEGVFIYLSLLMLVYTIVNRSLSKFNSYV; translated from the coding sequence ATACTATATGTAAATGCTACAAATGATAGCTTAACATTTATTCTGAAGCCTTTAAGCGGAATAATTTCTTTAGTTGTCGACTCTGGCTTTAGCTATTCTAATGACTCAGGTTTCTATTTTGAAAACCTAAATATCACTATAGACAAGTCTTGTTCTGGTATTAACTTTTGGATTATCAGCTTTGCAGCCTTTTCACTTTTAATTTTGAAAGTATGCAAATCTCATTTTCAAAAAACAATATCTATTCCACTAGTGCTAGTTGCAACTTTTGTACTAACTCTTATCGCAAATACTTCTCGGATTTTAACGTCCATGTTTATAGCAAAACAAACAGCTTTCGAATATCCTTGGTTACACCAGGCAGAAGGTGTCTTTATTTATTTATCGCTTTTAATGCTGGTTTATACTATAGTTAATCGTTCACTATCTAAATTCAATAGTTACGTATGA
- a CDS encoding DUF1361 domain-containing protein translates to MERLKTLIQSRFKTLLLVSIAITFSVIVLMVRIKLNKSFFYLFLIWNVFLAIIPFVITMYLNSKQNLSRLKLGLWFFAWLVFLPNAPYIVTDLIHFRISNDNMLWLDVLVVLSFALSGLFLFYLSIHDMQRLLASRFRKIPTTSLTLVILFLCGFGVYLGRFLRYNSWEIISNPHILISDVINILISPFQHSEAWLFTLGFGGFLVVGYFMFKNLNQLSPHEY, encoded by the coding sequence ATGGAAAGATTAAAAACACTCATACAATCAAGGTTTAAAACCCTCTTATTAGTTTCTATTGCTATAACATTTAGTGTTATTGTTCTTATGGTACGTATTAAATTGAATAAGTCTTTTTTCTACTTATTCTTAATCTGGAATGTCTTTCTAGCAATTATTCCTTTTGTAATAACCATGTACCTAAATTCTAAACAAAATCTTAGCAGACTCAAATTAGGGCTTTGGTTTTTTGCTTGGTTAGTCTTTTTACCAAATGCGCCATATATAGTTACAGATCTAATTCATTTTAGAATAAGTAATGATAATATGTTGTGGTTAGATGTTTTAGTTGTTCTATCATTTGCGCTTAGTGGTTTATTTCTATTTTATTTGTCTATACATGATATGCAACGATTATTAGCATCAAGATTTAGAAAAATCCCTACGACATCATTGACATTAGTCATTTTATTTTTATGTGGATTTGGTGTCTATCTCGGAAGGTTTCTTCGCTACAATTCTTGGGAAATAATAAGCAATCCTCATATTTTAATTTCTGATGTTATTAACATCTTAATTTCTCCATTCCAGCATTCAGAAGCTTGGTTATTTACATTAGGCTTTGGTGGATTCTTAGTGGTTGGTTATTTTATGTTCAAGAATTTAAATCAATTATCACCGCATGAATATTAA
- a CDS encoding DUF2809 domain-containing protein: MILQFNKNYLVLAHSLFLIELAIAFIIKTGFIRYTVGDYLCVILLYAILRGCSNLSVRASAIVVLFIAYSIEILQLTPFLTYFNLEDSFTASLIFGNTFQIGDLIAYTLGIITVLIIEQHYGKIKNTHTIKV; the protein is encoded by the coding sequence ATGATATTACAATTCAATAAAAATTATTTAGTACTTGCCCATTCTCTGTTTCTCATAGAATTAGCAATCGCTTTTATTATAAAAACAGGATTTATACGCTATACAGTAGGCGATTATCTCTGTGTTATTTTACTATACGCAATTTTAAGAGGGTGCTCTAACTTGAGTGTGAGGGCCTCAGCTATTGTCGTCCTCTTTATTGCTTATAGCATTGAAATACTTCAACTCACTCCATTCCTAACTTACTTTAATTTAGAAGATAGCTTTACAGCTTCACTCATTTTTGGAAACACGTTCCAAATAGGAGATTTAATTGCTTACACATTAGGAATAATAACCGTATTAATAATAGAACAACATTATGGAAAGATTAAAAACACTCATACAATCAAGGTTTAA
- a CDS encoding vancomycin high temperature exclusion protein, with amino-acid sequence MKKLKILLSLLALAALTVFTIYHWVSYKAKHNLYENVTKIPKNKVGLLLGVNKFTYHGNVNLFYKYRLDAAVALFKAGKIEYILVSGDNSRENYDEPTNFKNDLIARGIPSDKIFLDFAGFRTLDSVIRAKEVFGQNEITVISQKFHNQRAIYIADHFNIKAIAFNAKPVKDRNVVILREYLARSKAFIDLIFNVQPKFLGEKITIQ; translated from the coding sequence ATGAAAAAACTTAAAATCTTATTATCACTTTTAGCGCTTGCAGCTTTAACTGTTTTTACAATATATCATTGGGTAAGTTATAAAGCCAAACACAACTTGTATGAAAACGTGACCAAAATTCCTAAAAACAAAGTTGGTCTATTACTTGGCGTAAATAAATTTACTTACCATGGCAATGTCAACCTTTTTTATAAATATCGATTGGATGCAGCGGTTGCCCTTTTCAAAGCAGGTAAGATTGAGTATATTTTAGTTAGTGGAGATAATAGTAGAGAAAACTATGACGAACCTACAAACTTTAAAAATGATTTAATTGCTAGAGGCATTCCTTCTGATAAAATCTTCCTAGACTTTGCAGGATTTAGAACACTAGATTCAGTGATTAGAGCTAAAGAAGTTTTCGGTCAGAATGAAATTACAGTTATATCTCAAAAATTTCATAACCAACGTGCTATTTATATAGCAGATCATTTCAATATTAAAGCCATAGCCTTCAATGCAAAACCTGTTAAAGATAGAAATGTTGTTATCCTGAGAGAATATTTAGCCCGCTCTAAAGCTTTCATAGATTTAATATTTAATGTACAACCCAAATTCTTAGGAGAAAAAATAACAATACAATGA
- a CDS encoding Coq4 family protein — MKNLFHIIKHLRKQLIIWLFEHSQGMYTKLFKGHQSWNISKTDLLKLPQPSFGRHLGEFLDKNNFELIPKVERHDCYHVLCNYSTKVEDEIALQCLCYGNGKRSPYLYGAIILGVAILPDYYNYYYKSYKIGKRANPFHHFDYKRFLNVSINELRGIIFTSTELSKYYLVVSK; from the coding sequence ATGAAAAACCTATTTCATATAATAAAACACTTAAGAAAACAACTTATAATATGGTTGTTTGAGCATTCGCAAGGTATGTATACAAAATTATTTAAAGGACATCAGTCTTGGAATATTTCAAAAACGGATTTACTAAAACTTCCACAACCTAGTTTTGGAAGACACTTAGGCGAATTCTTAGATAAAAACAATTTTGAATTAATACCAAAAGTTGAACGTCACGATTGTTACCATGTACTATGCAATTACAGCACTAAAGTTGAAGATGAAATTGCTTTACAATGTCTTTGCTATGGTAACGGAAAACGTAGTCCATATTTGTATGGTGCAATTATTCTCGGAGTTGCAATTCTTCCAGATTATTACAATTATTACTATAAATCATATAAAATAGGAAAACGTGCAAATCCTTTTCATCATTTCGACTACAAAAGATTTTTAAACGTATCTATTAATGAGCTAAGAGGCATTATTTTTACATCAACTGAGTTATCTAAATATTATCTAGTTGTTTCAAAATGA
- a CDS encoding DUF4153 domain-containing protein → MKKLLLFIGAFLFSTLFYGKSIGLNLFLFSIITLVVLVANNRDHFKNKQTILYSSLYLITGLSVFFHDSLVAVIANFVAFFTLIGLLSEHKSSIFINWLNGLYTTIAGLFHRNFSINETTQKVEPKKDVDYLHLFKIIFIPAIIVIIFIALYQNGNPLFSNIIDKIDLGFINIQWLLFAGLGYYLFSNIHKPVEVEPATSIDLKTGNSLSKTDSFSIPNLKKENQLGVILISLLNALIILFLITDITFIVTNEEIRGSVFSEQVHSGIDALIASIVIAIIILLYVFRGDINFYKENKTLKRLAFTWIILNIILILSIATKNGQYIYYFGLTYKRIGVLVYLTLAITGLITTLLKIDQVKNIWYLIRLNTKAAFIVLIISSTVNWDYHITNYNFNYAKSMDFKYLINLSNNNTFLLKEQVIKKDLGKDSIREINKKYNKYVYELRTNSWQELQYDNLKLEIK, encoded by the coding sequence ATGAAAAAACTATTATTATTTATCGGAGCATTTTTATTTAGCACATTGTTTTATGGCAAAAGTATTGGGCTAAATCTATTTCTATTTAGTATCATCACACTAGTTGTTCTTGTTGCTAACAACAGAGATCATTTTAAGAACAAACAAACCATACTCTATTCTAGTTTATACCTTATTACAGGTTTGTCAGTTTTCTTTCATGATTCTTTAGTTGCGGTTATTGCCAATTTTGTAGCTTTCTTTACATTGATAGGCTTGTTATCTGAACACAAATCATCAATTTTCATCAATTGGCTTAATGGATTATATACCACTATAGCAGGTTTATTTCATCGTAACTTTTCAATCAATGAAACTACCCAAAAAGTAGAGCCAAAAAAAGATGTAGATTATCTTCATTTGTTTAAAATCATTTTCATTCCTGCAATAATCGTTATCATATTTATTGCTTTGTATCAAAATGGAAATCCATTATTTAGCAATATCATTGATAAGATCGATTTAGGTTTTATTAATATTCAGTGGTTATTATTTGCTGGCTTAGGCTATTATTTATTTTCTAACATTCATAAACCTGTCGAAGTTGAACCAGCAACTTCTATTGATCTAAAAACAGGAAATTCATTAAGTAAAACTGATAGCTTTTCAATCCCTAACCTAAAAAAAGAGAACCAGTTAGGTGTTATACTTATTTCGCTATTAAATGCTTTAATCATACTATTCTTAATTACAGATATTACGTTTATTGTAACTAATGAAGAAATTCGAGGCTCTGTTTTTTCAGAGCAAGTACACAGTGGTATTGATGCATTAATTGCTTCTATAGTAATAGCCATTATAATTCTACTTTATGTATTTAGAGGAGATATTAATTTTTACAAAGAGAACAAAACATTAAAACGATTAGCCTTTACTTGGATCATTTTAAATATCATTTTAATTCTTAGCATTGCAACTAAAAATGGTCAATACATATATTACTTTGGGCTTACATACAAGCGTATTGGAGTTCTAGTCTACCTTACTCTAGCCATTACTGGTCTTATCACTACACTTCTAAAGATTGATCAGGTAAAAAACATCTGGTATTTAATAAGACTCAATACTAAAGCTGCTTTTATAGTGCTTATTATATCAAGCACTGTGAATTGGGATTATCATATTACCAATTACAATTTCAATTATGCTAAGTCTATGGACTTTAAGTATCTCATTAATTTATCTAATAACAATACATTTTTATTAAAAGAGCAAGTCATAAAAAAAGACTTAGGTAAAGATTCAATAAGAGAAATAAATAAAAAGTATAATAAATACGTCTATGAATTAAGAACTAACTCATGGCAAGAATTACAGTATGATAATTTAAAACTTGAAATAAAATAG
- a CDS encoding winged helix-turn-helix domain-containing protein, with the protein MSIITNINKLFDHRIRLGIMSILMVNEYADFNMLKELLGATDGNLASHTKALEKSEYILVEKQFIGRKPNTRYSVTKLGKAEFRKHIEALEKLIKKT; encoded by the coding sequence TTGAGTATAATTACTAACATAAATAAACTATTTGATCACAGAATTAGACTAGGCATTATGTCCATTCTTATGGTAAACGAATATGCGGATTTTAATATGCTAAAAGAGCTTTTAGGAGCTACTGATGGAAACCTAGCAAGCCATACAAAGGCATTAGAAAAATCAGAATACATACTAGTAGAAAAACAATTTATAGGACGAAAACCAAACACTAGATACAGTGTCACAAAACTTGGAAAAGCAGAATTTAGAAAACATATCGAAGCCCTTGAAAAATTAATTAAGAAAACGTAA
- a CDS encoding DUF1801 domain-containing protein — protein sequence MNPAEAYILKQPEPYKSILLQLQAIVEAVAPDSELLYKWRIPFYYCNGIPLCFLNQSKDYVDLAFWHFDKMDQFTEHFTDAKRKSIRSLRYKSVEDIKDEVVVYVLEKQLEINTNPFKLILKPKKPRT from the coding sequence TTGAACCCTGCCGAAGCCTATATACTAAAACAGCCAGAACCTTATAAATCTATTTTACTTCAACTTCAGGCAATTGTAGAAGCCGTTGCTCCAGATTCTGAATTATTATACAAATGGCGAATTCCGTTTTATTACTGTAATGGTATTCCGTTATGCTTTCTAAATCAATCAAAAGATTATGTCGACTTGGCATTTTGGCATTTTGATAAAATGGATCAGTTTACTGAACATTTTACTGATGCTAAAAGAAAATCAATACGATCACTACGTTATAAATCTGTAGAGGATATAAAGGACGAGGTTGTAGTATATGTTTTAGAAAAACAATTAGAAATAAATACTAATCCCTTTAAGCTGATTTTAAAACCTAAAAAGCCTAGAACTTAG
- the kdsA gene encoding 3-deoxy-8-phosphooctulonate synthase, producing MNSIPKLKHTDSDNFFLLCGPCAIEGEDMAMRIAESVVTITDKLNIPYVFKGSFKKANRSRIDSFTGIGNEKALKILRKVSETFDVPTVTDIHEASDAAMAAEYVDVLQIPAFLVRQTDLVVAAAKTGKVVNLKKGQFMSPEAMKHAVQKVKDAGNENAWITDRGTMFGYQDMIVDFRGIPTMRAYAPTVLDVTHSLQQPNQSAGVTGGRPDMIETIARAGVVNNVDGLFIETHFDPANAKSDGANMLHLDKLEGLLTNLVAIRSLVSKF from the coding sequence ATGAATAGCATACCAAAATTAAAACACACCGATTCTGATAATTTCTTTTTACTTTGTGGTCCTTGTGCCATTGAAGGTGAAGATATGGCAATGCGAATTGCTGAAAGCGTAGTTACAATAACTGATAAACTAAATATTCCTTACGTTTTTAAAGGTAGTTTTAAAAAAGCTAATCGCAGTAGAATTGATAGTTTTACAGGAATTGGAAATGAAAAAGCCTTAAAAATTCTAAGAAAAGTTTCTGAAACTTTTGACGTTCCAACAGTTACTGACATACACGAAGCTTCTGATGCTGCAATGGCTGCAGAATATGTAGATGTATTACAGATTCCAGCATTTCTAGTTCGCCAAACCGATTTAGTTGTTGCTGCTGCCAAAACAGGAAAAGTAGTAAATCTTAAGAAGGGACAATTTATGAGTCCTGAAGCAATGAAACATGCTGTACAAAAAGTTAAAGATGCAGGTAATGAAAATGCTTGGATTACTGATAGAGGCACTATGTTTGGGTACCAAGATATGATTGTAGATTTTAGAGGTATTCCTACGATGAGAGCATATGCTCCTACGGTTTTAGATGTTACACATTCTTTACAACAACCTAACCAAAGTGCTGGTGTTACAGGTGGACGACCAGATATGATCGAAACTATTGCAAGAGCTGGTGTTGTAAATAATGTAGATGGTTTATTTATTGAAACCCACTTTGATCCTGCCAACGCAAAAAGTGATGGTGCTAATATGCTACATTTAGATAAACTGGAGGGTTTGTTGACTAATTTAGTGGCGATTAGATCGTTAGTTTCTAAGTTCTAG